The Bacteroidia bacterium genomic interval ATCCGGAAATCTGGAAAATGTCTATGAGGGTAAAACTAGGAGTAGAAAGTTAAAGGGCGAAAAGGATTTTTGCTCTGAAAAGTTGATTTTTTGCAGAAAACCCAAATTCATACGTCCAGGCTTCACATTTTAGGATAATTACGTAAAAATTCATCTTCGGAGAATGCAACTAGCCACTAAACGATAAAAGCGATCGATTCCTCGAATTTATCCGATCCTTTATTTGCTTTTTTGTATGTTGAAAATCATCATCCAAATTTCCACGCAATGAGCAATTCTCACGAAAAAAGAAGGTCCTTCCTCAAAAAACTGGGCATCGGAACAGCCGGGATATTGACGGCTTCGGCAGCTTTCTCTCATATCATCATACCCAAAAGAAAAGAAAAGCTGGGAGTAGCACTCGTAGGTCTGGGATATTACAGTCGCGATTTACTAGCACCAGCTCTACAACTTACCCAAGATTGCGAATTGAAAGGCATCGTCACGGGAAGCCCTGAAAAGGTGCCCCAATGGCAAAAACGCTATGGAATCGAAGACAAGAATGTTTACAATTACGAGAATATGGATCGCATAGCTGATAATCCAGATATAGATGTGATTTATATTGTCCTCCCTACAGGTTTACACGCAAAATACGCAGTCAAAGCCGCCGATACCGGTAAACATGTCTGGTGTGAAAAACCCATGGCCCGTACTGCCAAAGAATGTCAGCAGATCATTGACGCCTGCAAAAAGAATAAAGTCAAACTCAGCATAGGCTACCGGATGCAACATGAACCCAATACACAGACTATTATTCGATTTGGGAAAGAGAAAACCTATGGAAATATAAAAAGCATTCGAGCTGAAGCCGGTTATTATGATGGCCGTACTACACATTGGAAGCAAAACAAAGCACTCGGAGGAGGCGCAATGTACGACATGGGGGTTTATTCATTAAATGCGATCCGTTATGCAAGCGGAGAAGAACCTATAGCAGTTGTCAAAGCATCACACGAAAGCACTCGTCCGAAGGTATATACGGAAGTGGATGAAACCACTCTTTTTACCCTTGAATTTCCCAGTGGAATCATCGCAAATGGAAAGACAAGTTTTGGAATGAATATGAATGAACTTCGGGTAGATTGTGAGAAAGGATGGTATGAATTAAGTCCTTTTCAGGCTTATAGTGGAATCCGAGGAAGAAGTAGTGATGGGAAAGAACTCAATCAGCGCATCCCAAATCAACAAGCCAAACAAATGGATGAAGATGCGCGGGCAATTAAAGAAAATACAGAGGTGATGGTTCCGGGAGAAGAGGGGATGAGAGATATCCGAATCGTAGAAGCTATTTATCAATCGGCCAAAACTGGAAAAAGAATTGTCTTATAGAAGCAAAGCCTCCCAGTTGGGAGGCTTTGGCATATGTATAATAGAAATTAACTTAAGCTTTTGCTTTGGCCCTTTCTTTGGCTTCTCTTTCAATGATCATTTTATGCTCTTTATTTCCATAATATGCATAAGCGACTCCAAATGCCATTGAGATCACTACACCGATCCAGTTCATGTCATTGATGGCTCCATCGGTGATTGCCATAATCTGCAAAATGGATGCAATGATATTTCCTACAGCAAGCGAAAATAATCCCGCCCTTCTACCGTGAGAAACATGAGCATCTCGCATAAACCAGGTGAGTACAGCAAGGGATAAGAAGGTAGCTCCCATCATTCTGACAGTAAGCACCAATTGAGGACTTGCCTGAACCCCTTCTGCAAACATGGAAAGGGCATTTTTTGTCAGGAAAAGGTCCATAACCCCATATATCAACAGGATTACTGCATGTACCGTGAAGATGTTCTTGAGATTCATTAGTGAGTTATTTAGTGAGTGTTAAAATAGATCAATTTATAGGCGAGTATATTTAATAAAATGAAAATATTCTGTCAAATCAAGTATTTAGCCCAAAAAAGCAGAGCTATCTAGCTGATTTACTTTGACTTAAGGGTCCTTAAAAGAGCATATTTAGCCTAAAGTTTAGCTAATCAAACATGCATTTTCAATAACTGATCGAGAATGAAGAATTATTAGGAAGAATCTTCTAACTTGCGGGGAAATTTAACAAGCAATATATGAGTCTAGTAGTAGTCGGTTCTATGGCTTTTGACGCAATAGAAACCCCTTTTGGTAAAGTCGATAAGATCCTGGGGGGAGCCGGTATGTACATTGCCCTCTCTGCCTCTTATTTTTCTAAACCCGTCAATGCCATCTCCGTTGTAGGCTATGATTTTCTGGAAGAAGACATGCAAATGATGCGCGATCATGGGATCAATCTCGATGGCGTTCAGATCAAGCAAGATGAAAAATCATTCTTCTGGTCCGGTAAATATCACAATGATATGAATTCACGGGATACCCTGGTTACAGAACTCAATGTACTGGGTAGTTTTGATCCTGCCGTTCCTGAATCCTACCATGATTGCAAATTCCTGATGCTAGGCAATCTTTCTCCAGATGTACAGAGACAGGTAATTGAAAGACTCCCTAACCGACCAGAACTAATTGTCATGGATACCATGAATTTCTGGATGGATATTGCCCTGGATAGTTTGAAAGAAACCCTGAAATTGATTGACGTGCTAGTCATCAATGATGAAGAAGCTCGTCAACTCTCAGGAGAATACTCTCTCTTGAAAGCTTCACAGGTTATAATGAATATGGGTCCCAAATACCTGGTGATCAAAAAAGGAGAACATGGAGCCTTATTGTTCCATGGAACTTCCGTTTTTTCTGCACCTGGCTTACCGCTGGAAGAGGTATTCGACCCCACAGGAGCCGGAGATACCTTTGCAGGTGGATTTATCGGTCATTTGGTGAAATCAGATAGTGCCTCCTTTGACAATATGAAGCAGGCTGTAATTTATGGAAGTGCCATGGCCAGTTTCTGTGTTGAAAAGTTTGGGCCGGAAAGACTGCTTAATCTCTCTCAGGAAGCCATCGATGCGCGTGTTCAGAAATTTGTAAATCTGGCTCATTTCAGCCTTCCTACCGAGATCAGCGATATTCTGGATCAAAGCGCATGAGTGCCTTACCCTTTCGCATAGGTTTCGGCTACGATACACACCAACTCGTTCCCGATAGAAAACTTATCCTGGGTGGAGTGGAAATACCACACCACCTGGGACTTTTAGGACACTCAGATGCAGATGTCTTGCTTCATGCTATTTGTGATGCCATGCTCGGTGCCCTTAACCTTAGAGACATCGGTTTTCACTTTCCCGATACAGATCCTCGTTATAAAAATGCAGATAGTCGTATCTTCCTGGAAGATGCGAACAAATTGATAAGAGAAAAAGGATATGAGTTGGGGAATATTGACTGTACCATTATAGCCGAAAAACCCAAGATCAATCCCCACATCCCTGCAATGCAAATGGTCATTGCGGATATACTCGGAGTAGATACAGACCGAATCTCCATCAAAGCAACTACCCACGAAAAGACAGATGCCACAGGCCGAGAAGAAAGCATGGTTGCCCATGCTGTGGCACTTTTGATGAAGCATAATACGATATAAGTGGTTTTTCTGCTTCCCATGTCCTATTTTTAACAACCTTTCCCCTGGGCTTGTCGTCCTTAGGAAAGATTCATGAAAAGAGTCCTGAATGTTTTCAAAATCGTACACCTGTCCTTCCTGCGGAGCACCTATCGAGCAAAAAAAGCCCGGGTCAAGGATGTTGGGGTGCACCTATTGCGGACAAACCAGCTTCGTCGAAGCAGATAGCCTGGATGCAGTTGGAGAGAAAGCTCCCCTGATTGACTACGGCTCTTCCTTTGAAATCGGAAAGATGGGAAAGTGGCAGGACAAAGAATTTATGGTTCTCGGCCGCCTGAGATTTAGCTATGAAGATGGCTTTTGGGATGAATGGTACCTCAATTGCTTTGATGACGGATCAGAACTTTGGGTACAGGAAGATGACGGTTCCTTTGTTATGTTTTACTACGAAGAGGAACTAAGCTATAGAATGGATTATGATGCGGTCCGCGTTGGCAGTAATGTCAAGTTCAATGAGAAGATCCATTCTGTATTTGTCACCTCCAAAAGCAAAGCTTCTCTACAAGGAGGTGAAGGCGAACTGCCTTTCCGGGTCGTTCCTGGGAGTCAGGCAGATTTCATCGATGGAGTTATGGAAGGTAAAGTGGTAAGTGCCGAATTTTTGCCTTCAGACAATATTGTTTATGTAGGACAGCCTGTGGATCTGGATGAATTAAAATTACGCAACTAATATGATCAAAACACAGAGTGAACTCGCTTCAGTCAAGCAGTTTGACTGTCAGAATTGCGGAAACGGCTTGCACGTTCACAATTCTCGTGCGCAATATATTTCCTGTCAATATTGTGGCTCTGTGTTAGATGCAGCATCTGAAACGCATCAGATCCTCCAAAAGCTGGATAAGCCGACCAAGCATAAACCTATGTCTTTCATCGAATTGGGGCAAATCGCCAATTTCTATGGAAGAAATTATCAGGTAATAGCTCGGAGCAGGTGGAGAAGCAAATACAATGAATACTGGTCAGAAGAAGGAGAGTCTGGATATAGTCGAGAGGTTTGGATTTACGATGAGTGGTTGCTGATAGATGAAAGAAAGACCTACTTTTATCTGATTGAAGATAAAGAAGGATACTATATCTCTGAGGAGATCATTCCCCAGCATCCAACTTTACTACCCAATAATCTCCGCATGAAATTTTTTGACGATCAGCCCAACAGCATCGTCAGAGAATATGGAGATTCTGAGTTGATATACTTTGAAGGGGAAAGTAATTACCGGATCGCAAAAAACGAACAGAAGCGTTTTGCGATGTTTAAGCACCGTGGGATCAATTTTGAGTCCGAATGGCGCATGCATCCTGAACATAAAGAGCAAATCAAGGAGATAGAATTTTTTAAAGAAACCCCTATCTCTCGTAGGAAATTGCTGGAATCTTTCCAACAAAACCAGGCCATTGAAGATCTTTACAAAAGAGAGGGACAATGGCGGTTTGTGGCGATCATGGGAAGTATCGTGAGTTTTCTCGCACTCTTCTTTATGTTTGTCTCTATCGGAGAAGATGGAGATCAGATTTTCTACCAAAGTCTGGATACTCAACAGCTTGCGGAGGATACGGGATTTGAAAGTCAACCCATTGAAATATCAGAAGCCGGGATTTTCAAGCTGGAATTAAATGCTTCGCAGATCACCCCTCAATCTGAATTTTTCATCTTTGCCTACATCCTCGATAAGGATAGGCAAGCCATAAACCAAATACAGGAAACCTTTTATTACTATTCCGGCACAGATTCTGATGGATCATGGACGGAGTCCCGAACCAATACGGACAAAATCTTTAAACTCAAGGAACCAGGTACCTATTATCTTCAATTGTATAAAAATCGCGAGTCGGTTTTTTCTAATACGCTAGAAGTAAAAATGAACAAGGGTATCATATTGACACGTTATTTTGTACTTTTATTTATCGCCTTCCTGATATTTACCATCTATGCATTTGGTAAATCCAGAGGAGGATTCTGATCAGATCTCAATATGCGAACCATTTGGAGGCTTATTTTTGCTGTAATTTTTCTAGGCTTACTGGTCTATACCTACCGTGCGTCTGCTCAGGGCTGGGGCATGAAACTCGGCATGCAAGACTCTAATACCATGAGCGAGATTGAGAAGAACTGTCCCGATTACTATGTCAATCGAGATGGAGAATGTCTTCGGAGAACTTTTAGAAGTTACTACCTCATCCGAGGCGTTCAGGGA includes:
- a CDS encoding PfkB family carbohydrate kinase, coding for MSLVVVGSMAFDAIETPFGKVDKILGGAGMYIALSASYFSKPVNAISVVGYDFLEEDMQMMRDHGINLDGVQIKQDEKSFFWSGKYHNDMNSRDTLVTELNVLGSFDPAVPESYHDCKFLMLGNLSPDVQRQVIERLPNRPELIVMDTMNFWMDIALDSLKETLKLIDVLVINDEEARQLSGEYSLLKASQVIMNMGPKYLVIKKGEHGALLFHGTSVFSAPGLPLEEVFDPTGAGDTFAGGFIGHLVKSDSASFDNMKQAVIYGSAMASFCVEKFGPERLLNLSQEAIDARVQKFVNLAHFSLPTEISDILDQSA
- the ispF gene encoding 2-C-methyl-D-erythritol 2,4-cyclodiphosphate synthase; the protein is MSALPFRIGFGYDTHQLVPDRKLILGGVEIPHHLGLLGHSDADVLLHAICDAMLGALNLRDIGFHFPDTDPRYKNADSRIFLEDANKLIREKGYELGNIDCTIIAEKPKINPHIPAMQMVIADILGVDTDRISIKATTHEKTDATGREESMVAHAVALLMKHNTI
- a CDS encoding Gfo/Idh/MocA family oxidoreductase → MSNSHEKRRSFLKKLGIGTAGILTASAAFSHIIIPKRKEKLGVALVGLGYYSRDLLAPALQLTQDCELKGIVTGSPEKVPQWQKRYGIEDKNVYNYENMDRIADNPDIDVIYIVLPTGLHAKYAVKAADTGKHVWCEKPMARTAKECQQIIDACKKNKVKLSIGYRMQHEPNTQTIIRFGKEKTYGNIKSIRAEAGYYDGRTTHWKQNKALGGGAMYDMGVYSLNAIRYASGEEPIAVVKASHESTRPKVYTEVDETTLFTLEFPSGIIANGKTSFGMNMNELRVDCEKGWYELSPFQAYSGIRGRSSDGKELNQRIPNQQAKQMDEDARAIKENTEVMVPGEEGMRDIRIVEAIYQSAKTGKRIVL
- a CDS encoding DUF4178 domain-containing protein, translating into MFSKSYTCPSCGAPIEQKKPGSRMLGCTYCGQTSFVEADSLDAVGEKAPLIDYGSSFEIGKMGKWQDKEFMVLGRLRFSYEDGFWDEWYLNCFDDGSELWVQEDDGSFVMFYYEEELSYRMDYDAVRVGSNVKFNEKIHSVFVTSKSKASLQGGEGELPFRVVPGSQADFIDGVMEGKVVSAEFLPSDNIVYVGQPVDLDELKLRN